The Burkholderia pyrrocinia genome includes a region encoding these proteins:
- a CDS encoding SDR family NAD(P)-dependent oxidoreductase, with protein sequence MHIDLKGKTAVVTASTAGIGLAIAEGLARAGARVVVNGRSDASVQSALAQLRAAVPDARFDGVAADLSDADGVARITQHTPDADILVNNAGIYGLKAFFDIDDDEWEHYFQMNVMSGVRLARHYLKGMIERNAGRIVFISSESGLNIPVDMIHYGFTKTAQLSIARGLAKLAAGTNVTVNSVLPGPTMSEGVRALLKETADASGRSVEDVAVDFVRNHRASSIIQRPATTEEVANLVVYVCSPQASATTGAALRVDGGVVDTIA encoded by the coding sequence ATGCACATCGATCTGAAAGGCAAGACCGCGGTCGTCACCGCCTCCACCGCCGGCATCGGACTCGCGATCGCCGAAGGGCTCGCGCGCGCCGGCGCGCGCGTCGTCGTCAACGGCCGCAGCGACGCGTCGGTGCAATCCGCGCTCGCGCAACTGCGCGCTGCCGTGCCCGACGCGCGCTTCGATGGCGTCGCCGCCGACCTGTCCGACGCGGACGGCGTCGCGCGCATCACGCAGCACACGCCCGATGCGGACATCCTCGTCAACAACGCGGGCATTTACGGCCTGAAGGCGTTCTTCGACATCGACGACGACGAATGGGAACATTACTTCCAGATGAACGTGATGTCCGGCGTGCGCCTCGCGCGGCATTACCTGAAGGGGATGATCGAGCGCAACGCCGGGCGCATCGTGTTCATTTCGTCGGAATCGGGGCTGAACATCCCGGTCGACATGATTCACTACGGATTCACGAAAACCGCGCAGTTGTCGATCGCGCGCGGCCTCGCGAAGCTCGCGGCCGGCACGAACGTGACCGTCAATTCGGTGCTGCCGGGGCCGACGATGTCGGAAGGCGTGCGTGCGCTGCTGAAGGAAACGGCCGACGCATCCGGCCGCAGCGTCGAAGACGTGGCCGTGGATTTCGTGCGCAACCATCGTGCGAGCTCGATCATCCAGCGGCCCGCGACGACCGAGGAAGTCGCGAACCTGGTGGTTTACGTATGCTCGCCGCAGGCTTCGGCAACAACCGGCGCCGCACTGCGCGTCGACGGCGGCGTGGTCGACACGATCGCGTGA
- a CDS encoding AI-2E family transporter gives MGTHVPSSHDSAARPRGQQIARIGLYAALLVLALWVIRDFIPAIAWACVIAIAMWPLLKRFESHRLFRDRPTVIALVITAAISLLVVLPVAVAAIQAVGQAHDLRVWLQTIQDTGIPVPDVVGRLPYGSAQITEWWQANLGHPLHAASAMHGVNSEKFLAFGRQFGTKLAHALLEFGFMLVTLFVILRAGHKLSGALLQGAQRAFGRNGAELIERMVAAVFGTVTGLVVVGLGEGALLGIAYALAGVPHAALLGLVTAVAAMLPFCAPIVFCGAALWLFVQGATVWAVAVAALGFVVVFVAEHFVRPVLIGGSTRLPFLLVLFGILGGAETFGLIGLFVGPALMTVLTMLWAEWIA, from the coding sequence ATGGGCACACATGTCCCGTCGTCTCACGATTCCGCCGCACGGCCGCGCGGGCAGCAGATCGCCCGCATCGGGCTGTATGCGGCGCTGCTGGTGCTCGCGCTGTGGGTGATCCGCGACTTCATTCCCGCCATCGCGTGGGCCTGCGTGATCGCCATTGCGATGTGGCCGCTGCTGAAACGCTTCGAATCGCACCGGCTGTTCCGCGACCGGCCGACGGTCATCGCGCTCGTCATCACGGCGGCGATCTCGCTGCTCGTGGTGCTGCCGGTGGCCGTCGCGGCGATCCAGGCGGTCGGGCAGGCGCATGACCTGCGCGTATGGCTGCAGACGATCCAGGACACCGGCATTCCGGTGCCGGACGTGGTCGGCCGGCTGCCTTACGGTTCGGCGCAGATCACCGAATGGTGGCAGGCCAATCTCGGTCATCCGCTGCATGCGGCCAGCGCGATGCACGGCGTCAACAGCGAGAAATTCCTCGCGTTCGGCCGGCAGTTCGGTACGAAGCTCGCGCATGCACTGCTCGAATTCGGTTTCATGCTCGTCACGCTGTTCGTGATCCTGCGCGCCGGCCACAAGCTGTCGGGCGCGTTGCTGCAGGGCGCGCAGCGTGCGTTCGGGCGCAACGGCGCGGAGCTGATCGAGCGGATGGTCGCGGCCGTGTTCGGCACGGTGACGGGGCTCGTCGTCGTCGGGCTCGGCGAGGGCGCTCTGCTGGGCATCGCCTATGCGCTCGCGGGTGTCCCGCATGCGGCGCTGCTCGGCCTCGTGACGGCGGTCGCCGCGATGCTGCCGTTCTGCGCGCCGATCGTGTTCTGCGGCGCGGCGCTCTGGCTGTTCGTGCAGGGCGCGACCGTGTGGGCCGTCGCGGTGGCGGCGCTCGGTTTCGTCGTCGTGTTCGTCGCCGAGCATTTCGTGCGGCCGGTGCTGATCGGCGGCTCGACACGGCTGCCGTTCCTGCTCGTGCTGTTCGGCATCCTCGGCGGCGCCGAGACGTTCGGCCTGATCGGGCTGTTCGTCGGGCCCGCGCTGATGACGGTGCTGACGATGCTGTGGGCCGAATGGATCGCGTGA
- a CDS encoding NADH:flavin oxidoreductase/NADH oxidase, with amino-acid sequence MSALFEPFKLKDVTLRNRIAVPPMCQYVAEDGVVNDWHHVHLASIARGGAGLVIAEATAVSPEGRITPGCAGLWNDAQAEAFAPSVAAIKAAGSVPGIQIAHAGRKASANRPWEGDDHIADGDPRGWQTIAPSAVPFGAHLPKTPREMTHDDIARVQADFVASAKRARDLGFEWLELHFAHGYLGQSFFSVHSNRRDDEYGGSAENRGRFLVETVAAVRKVWPEHLPLTARLGVIEYDGRDEETLAESIALTQRMKQAGLDMLSVSVGFSTPDAQIPWGPAFLAPIAERVRREAGLPVSSAWGIDTPQLANRVVAEAQLDLVMVGRAHLADPHWPYYAAKQLGVERPSWTLPASYAHWLERYRLADKVA; translated from the coding sequence ATGTCTGCCCTGTTCGAACCGTTCAAACTCAAGGATGTCACGCTGCGCAACCGCATCGCGGTGCCGCCGATGTGCCAGTACGTCGCCGAAGACGGCGTCGTCAACGACTGGCATCACGTGCATCTGGCCAGCATTGCGCGCGGCGGCGCGGGCCTCGTGATCGCGGAGGCGACGGCCGTGTCGCCGGAAGGACGCATCACGCCGGGCTGCGCGGGGCTGTGGAACGATGCGCAGGCCGAAGCGTTCGCGCCGTCGGTCGCGGCGATCAAGGCGGCCGGCTCGGTGCCCGGCATCCAGATCGCGCACGCGGGCCGCAAGGCGAGTGCGAACCGTCCGTGGGAAGGCGACGACCATATCGCCGACGGCGATCCGCGCGGCTGGCAGACCATCGCGCCGTCGGCCGTGCCGTTCGGCGCGCATCTGCCGAAGACGCCGCGCGAAATGACGCACGACGACATCGCCCGCGTGCAGGCCGACTTCGTCGCCTCGGCGAAGCGCGCGCGTGACCTGGGCTTCGAGTGGCTTGAACTGCATTTTGCGCACGGCTATCTCGGCCAGAGCTTCTTCTCGGTGCATTCGAACCGACGCGACGACGAATACGGCGGTTCGGCCGAGAATCGCGGCCGCTTCCTCGTCGAGACCGTCGCGGCCGTCCGCAAGGTGTGGCCCGAGCATCTGCCGCTGACCGCGCGCCTGGGCGTGATCGAATACGACGGCCGCGACGAAGAGACGCTCGCCGAGTCGATCGCGCTCACGCAGCGGATGAAGCAGGCAGGGCTCGACATGCTGAGCGTGTCGGTCGGCTTCTCGACGCCCGACGCGCAGATTCCGTGGGGCCCGGCGTTCCTCGCGCCGATCGCCGAGCGGGTGCGCCGCGAGGCCGGGCTGCCGGTGTCGTCCGCGTGGGGGATCGACACGCCGCAACTGGCGAACCGCGTCGTCGCCGAAGCGCAGCTCGATCTCGTGATGGTCGGCCGCGCGCATCTCGCCGATCCGCACTGGCCGTACTACGCGGCAAAGCAGCTCGGCGTCGAGCGTCCGTCGTGGACGCTGCCCGCGTCGTACGCGCACTGGCTCGAGCGTTACCGGCTCGCCGACAAGGTGGCCTGA